Proteins encoded within one genomic window of Cucumis sativus cultivar 9930 chromosome 3, Cucumber_9930_V3, whole genome shotgun sequence:
- the LOC101221652 gene encoding major latex protein 149, whose product MDMKNEQDLKLNFKMAQIAKISEQVQLKCSGHKFYDFFTNKMDSVIQMFPHIVTSYKILEGNGFAHGSVIHLKYNIGGPAEIKERLAFDDANKSIAFEVFEGDLFRDFEVFKMKMQVINEKGSNGSSVNWSIEFVKENEDVAAPHHYLTIAAQSSKTLDDYLCNN is encoded by the exons ATGGACATGAAGAATGAGCAAGATTTGAAGCTAAACTTCAAAATGGCTCAGATTGCTAAGATCTCAGAGCAAGTGCAGCTCAAGTGTTCTGGTCACAAATTCTACGACTTTTTCACTAACAAAATGGACTCTGTCATTCAAATGTTTCCTCACATTGTTACAAGCTACAAAATTCTAGAAGGCAATGGTTTCGCTCATGGCAGCGTCATCcatctaaaatataacatag GTGGCCCAGCAGAGATTAAGGAGAGGTTAGCCTTTGACGATGCCAACAAATCAATAGCTTTTGAGGTGTTTGAAGGAGATCTATTCAGAGATTTTGAAgtattcaaaatgaaaatgcaaGTTATTAATGAGAAAGGTAGCAATGGGAGCTCGGTTAATTGGTCTATAGAATTTGtgaaggaaaatgaagatgtGGCTGCACCACATCACTATCTCACAATTGCAGCTCAATCAAGCAAAACACTTGATGATTACCTTTGCAACAACTGA